acacacgaaggattggggtacaatagagggacagaggaaaaatgggggtgcaatagagggacagaggaaaaATGGGGGTGCAATAGAGGGACTAAGGAAGGATTGGGGTACAATGGAGGGACAGAGGAGAAATGGGGGTGCAATAGAGGGACTAAGGAAGGATTGGGGTACAATGGAGGGACAGAGGAGAAATGGGGGTACAATAAAGGGACAGAGGGGGATTGGTGTATAAGGGCAGAGGGGCAATTGGGGTACAATAAAGtgacagaggagggatttgggtgcagtagagggacagaggaaggattggggtataatagagtgacagaggagggattggggtgcagtagagggacagaggaaggattggggtatattagagaggcagaggaaggattggggtataatagagagacagagggaggattggggtataatagaaggacagaggggggattggggtataatagaaggacagaggggggattggagtataatagaaggacagagggaggattggggtataatagaaggacagaggaaggattggggtataatagagaggcagagggaggattggggtataatagagaggcagagggaggattggggtataatagagaggcagagggaggattggggtataatagaagggcagaggaaggattggggtataatagagaggcagagggaggattggggtataatagagaggcagaggaaggattggggtataatagagaggcagaggaaggattggggtataatagagaggCAAGggaaggattggggtataatagagaggcagaggaaggattggggtataatagagtgacagaggagggattggggtacagtagagggacagaggaaggattggggtataatagagaggcagaggaaggattggggtataatagaaggacagaggggggattggggtataatagagaggcagaggaaggattggggtataatagagtgacagaggaaggattggggtataatagagaggcagaggaaggattggggtataatagagtgACAGAGGGGGGATTTGGGTATAATAGAGAGGCAGAGGAAGGACTGGGGTATAATAGAGTGACAGAGGAAGGATTGGGGTGCAGTAGAGGGACAGAggaaggattggggtataatagagaggcagaggaaggattggggtataatagagaggcagaggaaggattggggtataatagagaggcagaggaaggattggggtataatagagaggcagaggaaggattggggtataatagagtgACAGAGGAAGGATTGGGGTGCAGTAGAGGGACAGAggaaggattggggtataatagagtgACAGAGGAAGGATTGGGGTGCAGTAGAGGGACAGAggaaggattggggtataatagagaggcagaggaaggattggggtataatagaaggacagaggaaggattggggtataatagagaggcagaggaaggattggggtataatagaaggacagaggaaggattggggtataatagaaggacagaggaaggattggggtataatagagaggcagaggaaggattggggtataatagagaggcagaggaaggattggggtataatagagtgACAGAGGAAGGATTGGGGTGCAGTAGAGGGACAGAggaaggattggggtataatagagggaggattcttgtacatttttcctttagatctaccaatagCATATAAAATTAGGTCAAACCCAAACACCTTCacattgtatgcaatcaggcaggccctcacactacatagttgaaggtaaatcgaaaaggaaattgaacaaaaaaattctatagtgtgtagccagcttaacaGCACCTCCTGATCCAAGACAGTGGCTCCACCCTAAATaccaggaagtgatgagaaatctctccaaagagGACACAGACCAAAATTACATTTATAGTAAGTAGGGATGCTGGGTTAGAACTTGTATTAGATGACAACCCTCCCTTCCCTCTGTTCTTGTATGAGTGTCACAAGGACAGGGGGTGAGGGAAAACCTCCAGtgatatagaacacctttgggatgaattagagcggagactgcaagccaggccttctcgtccaacatcagtacctgacctcacaaatgcgcttctggaagaatggtcaaacattcccattgacacactcctaaaccttgtggacggccttcccagaagagttgaagctgttatagctgcaaagggcggagctaactcaatattgaaccctacggactaagactgggatgccattaaagttcatgtgtgtgcaaaggcaggtgtcccaatacttttggtaatatagtgtgtagcggtatccccgacctccaaaggcctaatggtgacctccagagtcagggagagctgacatccttccttgtagtgtgGCTTATTAGGCATGGTGGGTATAGTGCAAGATGGAATGATTGGGCACCAGTCACGTTTTGGATGcaagaaaagagatttattgtctcttaaacagaactggtggggagagggttaggtccaggacacccttaggcagatgcaatagcaattggtagactccgagacaaaataataggcagacagctataaaGGTAGAGGGCCTGTAAGCTGGATGCAGAAACTGTATTTTGTAGAACTGCTgactcctatggcaactgaactttcaaCAGTCAATAAAGATCTGTACTCGTAACTAACAGTAACCCGTtatagatcttctctcacatctcacagtatctcACTGTAGATCTTTACTCAGTGAaaagacttcaagatcccagtcatcactggatcccctgagatcTTCCACATCTATCCCGCTGTAcaatcctcaagcgtcacccccgctaaccaGTTggctccctggcttggcactctgctgaagttttcccacttcttcaccgtacccagctggtgaaaaggctgctctggtacttcaaACTTCCAtccactggcctctgataacaggagtggttgtcccttgATGGCAACTATTTttccctttacctctggccttgaaCATCACTTGCCCCTGGCGACAGGAGTGGTCTTCCCCTATGGCAACTGCCTCTACCTCACCGCTGGAAATGATTCGGCTCCCCGTCCAgcggaacctctgcaacttggttgggctttcAGCATGGAGCCCCAACCCCATGCTGCTCCTCTCCAACCTGGATaggtctcagacagcctagcagccaggtgctcccgggatagtcctcaggcttctggcctagcaacccggagctttgtgacacacatccacccagacagccgtccaggtggcacagaaccccgatcacctgactcctcccaaataaatagaccctcccagtaggccaagggaccaaagaaaccactgccaattggctgagacaacccatctaTTCCTAGTCTGAATTTACTATGTTGTTGTCATTCAAATGTCACAGGCAACAATGctacctagcgacagaagagagaaaagcatcaaatccagagttagggaaAAGTCAGTGGATCTCCCtgacaattagccaggctagttaccacctagcaaactaaatttgttagcagccCTGACtaataccagggtgctacatcagcaaTGACATGTCCTCCCCTTCATTCCATGTGTGCATAACAGGCCATGTTCTTCTGATACACCACAtaccaccatgcacccctttgcagtaacttcagaccaggcatatAACAGTCAATGGATCTTTACTGAGCAGAACAGGGCAGTCCAACGGCACAATAACAGTCTTCTTCTAACTAACTAAACACAGGCTGCCCAGAGCATACCTTCCAAGGTAAGAGTCCATAATGTGGAAGACTCCTGGTTCCAAAGGAATCTTCCCAAAGGTGCTCAGAATGTTGCTGATGGTTATATCTCGCTGTGCCTCTAATATCCTTCCCATGCAGGCCAGGGCGGGCTTTGAGCAGAGCTTTGAGCAGAGCCCTCCTCCTTTTTTATTAGCAGCccagggaggaggacagagcccagaAAGCCTGGGAGACTGCAGAATCTGGCTTAACCCTCTCCCACCTGGGCAACCTAACTGACTGTCTAGTGCAATCACAGTTTTGACATTGACACAGGAGTTTTGCAGTGCAAGCAGGGCctaaaataaacataataatataattataaataataataattattttgttataattttatttcttttttttttaactgtactgtGGTGTGAGggcttttggtgaaatatcagggtctATCTCAGATCCTCTTCTCTGCATGGAATAAAAGAACAGGAAGTGCTCTACAGAGGCTTCCTGTTTATTCCAAAACTGAAGCAAGGTAAAtacagtttgctatgcttcagttatgaaagaAAAAGGGTGATCagtcagtaccaatcactcactgtgggaaTTCGGGAAAGGAAGGGGTAGTAGCAGTGCATAACAGTGAGGTGAGATGAGATGAGATTTGCAAATTCTTGCATTTTGTTGTAGATTTTACAGAGAGCACCGAATTTTTGGAATTATGGTTGTAGAACAAGGGTCTTCTGAGAAAAATGTCTTAATAACTCATTGATAAATGTTGAGTTTTGAATCAGGTAGACACAGAATTCCAGTCTTCACTCTACATTACAGGATATACAGGGGGGGTTCTATTGCTGAGGGAAAAGTCTCTGAATCGCCTTATCTACATTGGGCACTAAGGACAGATTGTATCTCATCAACCTATCGTCGGGAACGAGGTCCTTTACAATGACGTTGTTCATCTCTTTACAGTGGAAGAGAAAGGCCGTATCTCGTGCTACATCCTTTGAACTCCTTCTGTGTTTCACAGCAGTATGAACAGCGGTCTGAATTATGTCTCGGGGGTTCACAATCATTTTGGGGGAATCATAGAATTTCCAGTTTATAGGGCGTCGAAGAAGGTGAGTGAGAATATTGACCCCGGGAACATGAGACCACCTGTCAAATCCAGAGATGTTGACTGAAATGGGGAAGATATGGTTGTCAATGCGGAAGACACTTGCATCTGGGTGTTTATTCTGGAGATTCTCCATCAGTGATGACCAGTCCCAGTCCTTGATTGGAAGGATTATTTCATCAATGTCATTAAGGAGAACAAACTTACTTTTGTACATGTTCCTGTATAGACAATCATTTAGGGCTGTAAATTGTCCAAAATAACCAATCTCAGCAGTTAGTCCTTTGGAATAATGCCATTTATTTGTTGTTTTAAGATGACGGTCTATTGGCCATGGCACCATATCTAGAATTCCTTCATCAATGTAATGACGTAATACCTTGTTTACATC
This window of the Aquarana catesbeiana isolate 2022-GZ linkage group LG01, ASM4218655v1, whole genome shotgun sequence genome carries:
- the LOC141124137 gene encoding beta-1,4-galactosyltransferase galt-1-like, which encodes MWTSSRYMFCTLVIFVWVAIFSFSYHIEFKHWKMRSQELPIATDGITALDNRTFIISPYYDPRPGQLVRVITIIHASIKELYCIFHCSSHQNIFIRAQINHHGDRFGFPYGTADLLCAEPSGCNYTYMSFSSTNSTNTSQNLLFEVKNRPPQPISSNFTVCISALYGNYNNVLQMIQSIEMYKILGASRVTIYNTNCSQDVNKVLRHYIDEGILDMVPWPIDRHLKTTNKWHYSKGLTAEIGYFGQFTALNDCLYRNMYKSKFVLLNDIDEIILPIKDWDWSSLMENLQNKHPDASVFRIDNHIFPISVNISGFDRWSHVPGVNILTHLLRRPINWKFYDSPKMIVNPRDIIQTAVHTAVKHRRSSKDVARDTAFLFHCKEMNNVIVKDLVPDDRLMRYNLSLVPNVDKAIQRLFPQQ